In Streptomyces sp. NBC_00569, a single genomic region encodes these proteins:
- a CDS encoding family 20 glycosylhydrolase → MPRRAGRLIGAAAAAISVIGALLAPGSASAAAPAQVTAAPAVVPPLRNWSAGSGQFTLTPLSRIVVDGAPGSRLVSDARTFADDLAALGVRRPAVVVGGGARKGDIEVTARDGDGEGFGIDVSRNSVRLSGDGPAGVFYAEQSVEQMLKTSDDHASLPVGATRDTPAQRTRGLMIDTARTYWSVESIQQTIRQLAWMKFNTLHWHLTDSEFFRLDLPGYEGLAAAQSYTPADLRAVQDYAARYHVTVLPEFDIPGHATAMSKYRPSLRWDCASMNAIIDTARVDPGFTVDITKPQNVAWLDGLAEKIVDLFDSPVIHLGGDETPRAATQDKCPELAAYAKAQGYSRTQDVFLAYENHLNALLARHGKKMQIWGWWPQAGGAGSVTVDKDIRIQAWLGDEQTFIDQGYDVVVSNEFSRLYVVPKAMPGTANGQYIPDDDALYRTYAVSTSDRVQGLEMAQWGDRQYTAPEAYSLTYLRRPLQILASTAWGSARLASYLDYERTADTVGTAPGVPEQTDPDSRPVSATAYGPDGAADAADGDPATAFAAATAGAAVGLDLGEHGAVRPAAVRLLPRSTSTADLSSLVGARIEGCSAGPDSGCTTLTSVEWTPTRDWQTLPVDTAHAYRWVRLVGAAKAKPALAELEVLAAPQDVRVTVSAPRDLSRGHRTVVEAEVTNTTGRALPHAEVRLTARHTRDNTALTHAIPTRHVTVPPRQSRTVRFTVTPDEAAHAGPYRLAATADFAVDEGGRRVRGSALSAVPLRDLTEAYDNIGITQDGNPQPGDIDGAQSSLSADGLAAAGVERGSTVSADGFTFPLPSPAATDRDNAVADGQRIPLTGHAARVGLLVTGTYGTSAGITGDVTLTYADGTTATSEVTVPDWSAATVAATAVIAADAGKVNGSGRAQTIRRAQLYAVHIDADPAKRLVSVTLPAASGYLGAKTPLIHVFALATDRQGTS, encoded by the coding sequence GTGCCGCGCAGGGCAGGTCGGTTGATAGGAGCGGCTGCGGCCGCGATCTCGGTCATCGGGGCGTTGTTGGCCCCCGGCAGCGCCTCCGCGGCGGCTCCTGCGCAGGTCACTGCCGCCCCTGCAGTGGTACCGCCTCTGCGGAACTGGTCAGCGGGAAGCGGCCAGTTCACGCTGACCCCGCTGTCGCGGATCGTCGTCGACGGCGCGCCCGGCTCCCGACTGGTCTCCGATGCGCGTACGTTCGCCGACGACCTGGCCGCACTGGGCGTCCGGCGACCGGCGGTCGTCGTCGGTGGCGGGGCGCGCAAGGGCGACATCGAGGTCACGGCGCGCGACGGCGACGGTGAGGGGTTCGGGATCGACGTGAGCCGGAACTCGGTCCGGCTCTCCGGTGACGGGCCGGCCGGGGTGTTCTACGCGGAGCAGTCGGTCGAGCAGATGCTGAAGACCTCCGATGACCATGCCTCGCTTCCGGTCGGTGCCACCCGCGACACCCCCGCGCAGCGGACTCGAGGACTGATGATCGACACCGCGCGCACCTACTGGTCCGTGGAGTCCATCCAGCAGACGATTCGTCAGCTGGCCTGGATGAAGTTCAACACCCTGCACTGGCACCTGACCGACTCGGAGTTCTTCCGGCTCGACCTGCCCGGCTACGAAGGGCTCGCGGCGGCGCAGTCGTACACCCCCGCCGATCTCCGCGCCGTGCAGGACTATGCGGCCCGCTATCACGTCACGGTGCTCCCGGAGTTCGACATCCCGGGGCACGCCACAGCGATGTCGAAGTACCGTCCGAGCCTGCGCTGGGACTGTGCGTCGATGAACGCGATCATCGACACCGCCCGGGTCGACCCCGGGTTCACCGTCGACATCACCAAGCCGCAGAACGTGGCCTGGCTCGACGGGCTCGCCGAGAAGATCGTGGACCTCTTCGACTCACCGGTCATCCACCTCGGCGGCGACGAGACACCGCGCGCCGCCACACAGGACAAGTGCCCCGAACTCGCCGCGTATGCAAAGGCACAGGGCTACTCCAGGACCCAAGACGTCTTCCTCGCGTACGAGAACCACCTGAACGCGCTGCTCGCCCGGCACGGCAAGAAGATGCAGATCTGGGGGTGGTGGCCGCAGGCCGGGGGAGCGGGCTCGGTCACCGTCGACAAGGACATCCGCATCCAGGCGTGGCTGGGTGACGAGCAGACCTTCATCGACCAGGGCTACGACGTCGTGGTGAGCAACGAGTTCTCGCGCCTGTACGTCGTCCCCAAGGCCATGCCGGGTACGGCCAACGGCCAGTACATCCCGGACGACGACGCGCTCTACCGCACGTATGCCGTGAGTACCTCGGACCGGGTTCAGGGCCTGGAGATGGCGCAGTGGGGCGACCGCCAGTACACGGCGCCGGAAGCGTACTCTCTGACGTACCTGCGGCGTCCGCTGCAGATCCTCGCCTCCACAGCGTGGGGCAGCGCGCGCCTCGCGAGCTACCTCGACTACGAGAGGACGGCCGACACCGTCGGGACCGCTCCCGGCGTCCCCGAGCAGACGGACCCCGACTCCCGGCCGGTGAGCGCCACGGCGTACGGCCCCGACGGTGCGGCTGACGCCGCGGACGGCGACCCGGCGACCGCGTTCGCCGCGGCCACCGCGGGGGCGGCTGTCGGACTCGATCTCGGAGAACACGGCGCGGTTCGCCCGGCCGCCGTGCGGCTGCTGCCCCGCAGCACGTCGACGGCCGACCTCTCCTCGCTGGTGGGAGCCAGGATCGAGGGCTGCTCCGCCGGGCCCGACAGTGGGTGCACGACGCTGACGAGCGTGGAGTGGACGCCGACCCGCGACTGGCAGACGCTGCCCGTGGACACCGCGCACGCCTACCGGTGGGTGCGCCTCGTCGGCGCCGCGAAGGCCAAGCCCGCCCTGGCCGAACTGGAGGTGCTCGCCGCTCCGCAGGACGTACGCGTCACGGTGAGCGCACCGCGCGACCTGTCGCGGGGGCACCGCACCGTCGTCGAGGCCGAGGTGACGAACACGACAGGCCGGGCCCTACCCCACGCCGAGGTACGCCTGACCGCCCGGCACACACGCGACAACACCGCCCTGACGCACGCGATTCCGACGCGGCACGTCACCGTCCCGCCGCGTCAGAGTCGCACCGTCAGGTTCACCGTCACGCCCGACGAGGCCGCGCACGCCGGCCCTTACCGTCTCGCGGCGACAGCCGACTTCGCCGTCGACGAGGGCGGCCGGAGAGTGCGCGGCTCAGCGCTGTCAGCCGTGCCGCTGCGGGACCTGACCGAGGCCTACGACAACATCGGCATCACGCAGGACGGCAATCCGCAGCCCGGCGACATCGACGGCGCGCAGTCGAGCCTGTCCGCCGACGGCCTCGCGGCGGCGGGCGTCGAGCGGGGCAGCACGGTCTCGGCGGACGGGTTCACCTTCCCCCTGCCGTCGCCCGCCGCCACCGACCGGGACAACGCCGTGGCCGACGGTCAGCGCATCCCGCTCACCGGCCATGCGGCCCGCGTCGGCCTCCTGGTCACCGGAACGTACGGGACGTCCGCGGGAATCACGGGCGACGTCACGCTCACCTACGCCGACGGCACCACCGCCACCAGCGAGGTCACCGTGCCCGACTGGAGCGCCGCGACGGTTGCGGCCACCGCCGTGATCGCCGCCGACGCGGGAAAGGTCAACGGCAGCGGCCGTGCCCAGACCATCCGTAGAGCGCAGTTGTACGCCGTCCACATCGACGCCGACCCGGCCAAGCGCCTTGTCTCCGTCACACTGCCCGCCGCGTCGGGGTACCTCGGCGCCAAGACCCCGCTGATCCACGTGTTCGCCCTCGCCACCGACCGACAGGGGACCTCCTGA